A genomic region of Vitis vinifera cultivar Pinot Noir 40024 chromosome 7, ASM3070453v1 contains the following coding sequences:
- the LOC100853091 gene encoding pentatricopeptide repeat-containing protein At5g24830 isoform X2, translated as MALSIVFQESHVFFRLFNACIESIKHDVAQIFANVFSFKPYSPANNRPSGHGNLLPFALEDLIISVGNQYQVTTQDWFSQNKGHDEERDPRVVFNVLDAILKDSLERLKMMRESVSLTKIGLNGCTLEMDYTGCVAMIRNLCLEAGDLEKADNLVREMLEIGPSPNCATFNTFIKGYCLNNNVDKALYLFSTMANSGIGPNKVTYNILIHALCKKGLLKDARKLLEKILDDDCGKETSDIITSTIFMDGCLKKGDMVQALVHWDEMLQRGTQIDVVAYNVLIHGFCLIQDMNSAYRYFCEMFKRGLLPDIFTYNTLISGFCKIGNLDEACYIHGVMSKMGAAPDLISYKMIIQGLCIHGDVIRANQFLVCMLENLMVPEPLIWNVVIDGHGRHGDLSNALSIRDQMVSFGIPPNVFTYNALIHAQIKGGNIVDAHSIKKEMLLNGIYPDVVTYNLLIGAACNFGRIHFALRLYDEMLRRGYEPDIITYTELIRGFCIRGHVMEAEELLAKLQRSGLSIDHAPFQILIQKYCRTRVPGRAYDLTKLG; from the exons ATGGCT TTGTCGATTGTGTTTCAAGAATCTCATGTTTTTTTTCGATTATTCAATGCTTGTATTGAATCCATCAAGCATGATGTGGCTCAGATTTTTGCCAACGTTTTCTCCTTCAAACCCTACAGTCCTGCAAACAACAG GCCTTCTGGGCATGGTAATCTATTGCCTTTTGCACTTGAAGATCTTATAATAAGTGTTGGTAATCAATACCAAGTGACAACACAAGATTGGTTTTCACAAAATAAGGGTCATGATGAGGAAAGAGATCCACGGGTGGTTTTCAATGTTCTGGATGCAATATTGAAGGACAGTTTGGAGCGGTTGAAAATGATGAG GGAAAGCGTATCATTGACAAAGATAGGCCTCAATGGCTGCACCTTGGAAATGGATTACACTGGATGTGTAGCCATGATTAGGAATTTATGTTTGGAAG CTGGTGACTTGGAGAAAGCAGACAATCTTGTCAGAGAAATGTTAGAAATAGGTCCCTCTCCAAACTGTGCTACATTCAACACTTTTATCAAGGGTTATTGCCTTAATAATAATGTAGACAAAGCTCTGTATCTTTTCTCCACAATGGCCAATAGTGGTATTGGGCCAAATAAAGTTACTTATAATATACTTATACATGCACTGTGCAAGAAAGGCCTTTTGAAAGATGCTAGAAAGCTTCTTGAAAAGATATTAGATGATGATTGTGGTAAGGAAACATCCGATATAATCACCTCAACTATATTTATGGATGGTTGTTTGAAGAAGGGTGATATGGTCCAGGCTCTTGTTCATTGGGATGAAATGTTGCAAAGGGGTACCCAAATAGATGTTGTTGCATACAATGTCCTTATCCATGGATTTTGTTTGATTCAAGATATGAACTCTGCATATAGATATTTCTGTGAAATGTTTAAAAGAGGTTTGCTTCCTGATATTTTTACTTATAATACCCTTATAAGTGGTTTTTGCAAAATAGGAAATTTGGATGAAGCTTGTTATATCCATGGTGTTATGTCAAAAATGGGTGCTGCTCCTGATCTGATCTCATACAAAATGATTATTCAAGGCTTATGCATTCATGGAGATGTTATCAGAGCTAATCAGTTTCTTGTTTGTATGCTGGAGAATTTAATGGTGCCTGAGCCTCTTATATGGAATGTCGTAATTGATGGTCATGGGAGACATGGAGATCTTAGCAACGCTTTGTCCATTAGAGATCAGATGGTGTCTTTTGGTATTCCGCCAAATGTATTTACTTATAATGCATTGATTCATGCACAAATAAAAGGAGGAAACATTGTTGATGCTCATTCTATAAAGAAGGAGATGCTTTTAAATGGTATTTACCCTGATGTGGTCACCTATAATTTGTTGATAGGTGCTGCTTGTAATTTTGGGCGCATTCATTTCGCACTTCGGTTATATGATGAAATGCTGAGAAGAGGGTATGAACCCGATATAATAACTTACACTGAGCTAATCAGAGGTTTTTGTATTAGAGGTCATGTGATGGAGGCAGAAGAACTTTTGGCTAAGTTACAAAGATCTGGTTTATCCATTGATCATGCTCCATTTCAAATACTCATTCAGAAGTACTGCAGAACAAGAGTGCCTGGACGGGCATATGACCTTACCAAACTTGGTTAA
- the LOC100853091 gene encoding pentatricopeptide repeat-containing protein At5g24830 isoform X1, translating to MALSIVFQESHVFFRLFNACIESIKHDVAQIFANVFSFKPYSPANNRPSGHGNLLPFALEDLIISVGNQYQVTTQDWFSQNKGHDEERDPRVVFNVLDAILKDSLERLKMMRESVSLTKIGLNGCTLEMDYTGCVAMIRNLCLEGKLRAALWLRNKMIQKGVIPDVLTHNYLVNGLCKAGDLEKADNLVREMLEIGPSPNCATFNTFIKGYCLNNNVDKALYLFSTMANSGIGPNKVTYNILIHALCKKGLLKDARKLLEKILDDDCGKETSDIITSTIFMDGCLKKGDMVQALVHWDEMLQRGTQIDVVAYNVLIHGFCLIQDMNSAYRYFCEMFKRGLLPDIFTYNTLISGFCKIGNLDEACYIHGVMSKMGAAPDLISYKMIIQGLCIHGDVIRANQFLVCMLENLMVPEPLIWNVVIDGHGRHGDLSNALSIRDQMVSFGIPPNVFTYNALIHAQIKGGNIVDAHSIKKEMLLNGIYPDVVTYNLLIGAACNFGRIHFALRLYDEMLRRGYEPDIITYTELIRGFCIRGHVMEAEELLAKLQRSGLSIDHAPFQILIQKYCRTRVPGRAYDLTKLG from the exons ATGGCT TTGTCGATTGTGTTTCAAGAATCTCATGTTTTTTTTCGATTATTCAATGCTTGTATTGAATCCATCAAGCATGATGTGGCTCAGATTTTTGCCAACGTTTTCTCCTTCAAACCCTACAGTCCTGCAAACAACAG GCCTTCTGGGCATGGTAATCTATTGCCTTTTGCACTTGAAGATCTTATAATAAGTGTTGGTAATCAATACCAAGTGACAACACAAGATTGGTTTTCACAAAATAAGGGTCATGATGAGGAAAGAGATCCACGGGTGGTTTTCAATGTTCTGGATGCAATATTGAAGGACAGTTTGGAGCGGTTGAAAATGATGAG GGAAAGCGTATCATTGACAAAGATAGGCCTCAATGGCTGCACCTTGGAAATGGATTACACTGGATGTGTAGCCATGATTAGGAATTTATGTTTGGAAGGTAAGTTACGTGCAGCTCTATGGCTTCGAAACAAAATGATACAGAAAGGTGTTATCCCTGATGTGCTGACACACAATTATCTTGTAAATGGACTTTGCAAAGCTGGTGACTTGGAGAAAGCAGACAATCTTGTCAGAGAAATGTTAGAAATAGGTCCCTCTCCAAACTGTGCTACATTCAACACTTTTATCAAGGGTTATTGCCTTAATAATAATGTAGACAAAGCTCTGTATCTTTTCTCCACAATGGCCAATAGTGGTATTGGGCCAAATAAAGTTACTTATAATATACTTATACATGCACTGTGCAAGAAAGGCCTTTTGAAAGATGCTAGAAAGCTTCTTGAAAAGATATTAGATGATGATTGTGGTAAGGAAACATCCGATATAATCACCTCAACTATATTTATGGATGGTTGTTTGAAGAAGGGTGATATGGTCCAGGCTCTTGTTCATTGGGATGAAATGTTGCAAAGGGGTACCCAAATAGATGTTGTTGCATACAATGTCCTTATCCATGGATTTTGTTTGATTCAAGATATGAACTCTGCATATAGATATTTCTGTGAAATGTTTAAAAGAGGTTTGCTTCCTGATATTTTTACTTATAATACCCTTATAAGTGGTTTTTGCAAAATAGGAAATTTGGATGAAGCTTGTTATATCCATGGTGTTATGTCAAAAATGGGTGCTGCTCCTGATCTGATCTCATACAAAATGATTATTCAAGGCTTATGCATTCATGGAGATGTTATCAGAGCTAATCAGTTTCTTGTTTGTATGCTGGAGAATTTAATGGTGCCTGAGCCTCTTATATGGAATGTCGTAATTGATGGTCATGGGAGACATGGAGATCTTAGCAACGCTTTGTCCATTAGAGATCAGATGGTGTCTTTTGGTATTCCGCCAAATGTATTTACTTATAATGCATTGATTCATGCACAAATAAAAGGAGGAAACATTGTTGATGCTCATTCTATAAAGAAGGAGATGCTTTTAAATGGTATTTACCCTGATGTGGTCACCTATAATTTGTTGATAGGTGCTGCTTGTAATTTTGGGCGCATTCATTTCGCACTTCGGTTATATGATGAAATGCTGAGAAGAGGGTATGAACCCGATATAATAACTTACACTGAGCTAATCAGAGGTTTTTGTATTAGAGGTCATGTGATGGAGGCAGAAGAACTTTTGGCTAAGTTACAAAGATCTGGTTTATCCATTGATCATGCTCCATTTCAAATACTCATTCAGAAGTACTGCAGAACAAGAGTGCCTGGACGGGCATATGACCTTACCAAACTTGGTTAA